The following are from one region of the Pseudohongiella spirulinae genome:
- a CDS encoding response regulator transcription factor — protein MKQILIIDDDEKLGQLLTQYLERYDMQVTVAHTPSKGFEALKRSKPDLLILDVMLPEKDGFEICREIRAKSAVYGHLPIMMLTAHGEVTDRIVGLELGADDYLPKPFEPRELVARITNILRRAGDDTRPSSELPAIEGLEVDTSRRTVHLDGELVELTTMEYELLVLFMQSPNKTFTRDELMNRLRGIDAELFSRAVDTLVSRLRHKLKDTSKTPRFIKTVWGRGYTFVGQLK, from the coding sequence ATGAAACAGATACTGATCATTGATGATGACGAAAAACTTGGCCAGCTGCTCACACAGTATCTGGAACGCTACGATATGCAGGTTACTGTAGCACATACCCCGAGCAAAGGCTTTGAGGCCCTGAAGCGATCCAAGCCGGATCTGTTGATTCTGGATGTCATGTTGCCGGAAAAAGACGGCTTCGAAATCTGCCGGGAAATTCGTGCTAAATCCGCCGTCTACGGTCATCTGCCGATTATGATGCTGACGGCTCACGGTGAGGTGACAGATCGTATTGTCGGTCTGGAGCTCGGTGCCGACGACTACCTGCCCAAGCCGTTTGAGCCACGTGAACTGGTGGCGCGCATTACCAATATTCTGCGCCGTGCCGGCGATGATACCCGACCCAGTAGTGAGTTGCCGGCCATTGAAGGACTGGAGGTCGACACCTCAAGACGCACCGTACACCTGGATGGCGAACTGGTCGAGCTGACCACCATGGAATATGAATTATTGGTGCTGTTCATGCAGTCACCCAATAAAACCTTTACCCGCGATGAATTGATGAACAGGCTGCGCGGTATCGATGCTGAATTGTTTTCTCGTGCTGTGGATACACTGGTCAGCCGTCTGCGTCACAAGCTCAAAGACACCTCCAAAACGCCCCGCTTTATCAAAACAGTCTGGGGGCGTGGGTACACGTTTGTCGGCCAGTTAAAATGA
- a CDS encoding ATP-binding cassette domain-containing protein: MINLTNARLMRGEHVLLESASLTIHKGQKAGIIGRNGAGKSSLFACLTGQVALDEGELQMPEGLRCAWMKQETLGSDCSALDHVIDGDSQFRQIELALEKAEADHDGHEIARLHNELDKIDGYSVRVRAEQLLSGLGFKTEEFDNPVGSFSGGWRIRLNLAAALMSPSDLLLLDEPTNHLDLEATIWLEQWLNRYPGTLLLISHDRSFLDKVIDHVISFEQKDLFMYRGNFSAYEIQRAERLAQQQAALEKQQRRKAEIEDFVRRFRAKASKARQAQSRLKELARMQDIAPAHIDSPFRFEFFKPSQTASDLLSIKKAVIGYDNKPLVKNISLKLMDNSSIGLLGFNGMGKSTLLKTLAGQLPWLGGEIVASKHLKVGYFAQHQVDVMDMRASPMQLIQQVDEKVREQEVRNFLGGFDFRGDRVVEPIINFSGGEKARLALALIVWQKPNVLLLDEPTNHLDLEMRHALTVALQGFEGAMVLVSHDRHLMANTVDEFYTVHDGRFAEFSGDLDDYSNWLREADKQSAPPSGASAGADNNAGSTPEKPAADKKDARRQAALQREQVAPLKREIRTLEKTIDKLSTELQTLENRLADPDIYTDSRKDELAELIRQQGYCKAELSQAEDTWLEKSALLEQ, from the coding sequence ATGATCAATCTGACTAACGCCCGCCTGATGCGGGGCGAACATGTGCTGCTGGAAAGTGCCAGCCTGACCATTCACAAAGGCCAGAAGGCTGGCATCATCGGGCGCAACGGGGCCGGCAAGTCCAGCCTGTTTGCCTGCCTGACTGGTCAGGTAGCGCTGGACGAAGGTGAGCTGCAGATGCCAGAAGGGCTGCGCTGCGCCTGGATGAAACAGGAGACCCTGGGTTCTGATTGCTCCGCACTGGATCATGTCATAGACGGTGACAGTCAGTTTCGGCAGATAGAGCTTGCACTGGAAAAAGCCGAGGCCGACCACGACGGCCATGAAATTGCCCGGCTGCACAATGAGCTGGACAAAATTGACGGCTACAGCGTGCGCGTCCGGGCGGAACAATTGCTGTCCGGCCTGGGTTTCAAAACAGAAGAATTCGACAATCCGGTCGGCTCTTTTTCCGGCGGCTGGCGCATTCGTCTGAACCTGGCCGCCGCACTGATGTCGCCCTCCGATCTGTTGCTGCTGGACGAACCCACCAACCACCTGGATCTGGAAGCCACCATCTGGCTGGAACAGTGGCTGAACCGCTACCCCGGCACATTGCTGTTGATTTCTCACGACCGCAGTTTTCTGGACAAGGTTATCGACCATGTGATCAGCTTTGAGCAGAAAGACCTGTTTATGTATCGCGGCAACTTCAGCGCCTATGAAATACAGCGTGCCGAACGGCTGGCACAGCAACAGGCGGCGCTGGAGAAACAACAGCGACGCAAAGCCGAGATCGAAGATTTTGTGCGACGCTTCCGCGCCAAGGCCAGCAAGGCCAGGCAGGCACAAAGCCGCCTGAAAGAGCTGGCGCGCATGCAGGATATTGCACCTGCACATATTGACTCTCCGTTCCGCTTTGAATTCTTTAAACCATCACAGACAGCCAGCGATCTGCTCAGCATTAAAAAAGCCGTGATCGGTTATGACAACAAACCGCTGGTTAAAAATATCAGCCTGAAGCTCATGGACAACTCCAGCATCGGCCTGCTGGGTTTTAACGGCATGGGCAAGTCCACGCTGCTCAAAACTCTGGCCGGACAACTGCCCTGGCTGGGCGGTGAAATTGTTGCTTCCAAACATCTGAAAGTCGGTTATTTCGCCCAGCATCAGGTGGATGTCATGGACATGCGTGCCAGCCCCATGCAGCTCATTCAGCAGGTTGATGAAAAGGTACGCGAGCAGGAAGTGCGCAATTTTCTGGGTGGTTTTGACTTTCGTGGCGACCGGGTTGTCGAGCCCATCATCAATTTTTCAGGTGGCGAAAAAGCCCGCCTGGCGCTGGCATTGATTGTCTGGCAAAAACCCAATGTGTTGTTGCTGGACGAGCCCACCAATCACCTGGATCTGGAAATGCGACACGCGTTGACAGTCGCTCTGCAGGGTTTTGAGGGCGCCATGGTGCTGGTGTCTCACGACCGGCACCTGATGGCCAACACCGTTGATGAATTTTATACCGTGCACGATGGCCGCTTTGCAGAGTTCAGCGGCGATCTGGATGATTATTCAAACTGGCTGCGTGAGGCGGATAAACAATCTGCGCCACCATCAGGAGCCTCGGCGGGCGCTGACAATAATGCAGGTTCAACACCAGAAAAACCGGCCGCTGACAAAAAAGACGCCAGACGCCAGGCAGCATTGCAGCGCGAGCAGGTCGCACCACTCAAGCGCGAAATCCGCACGCTGGAGAAGACGATCGACAAACTCAGCACTGAATTACAAACGCTGGAAAATCGCCTGGCTGACCCGGATATTTACACAGACTCACGCAAAGACGAACTGGCTGAGTTAATCCGGCAGCAGGGTTATTGCAAAGCCGAACTCAGCCAGGCCGAAGATACCTGGCTGGAGAAAAGCGCCCTGCTGGAACAGTAG